A region of the Pseudomonas asiatica genome:
GATATCGCCGAAGGCGAATTCGGCACCGTCTATGCCCACCTGGCGCGGGCCAACCCCCAGTGGCACGACCTGAAGCAAGGTGGCGAAGCCCTGCTGGTGTTCCCCGGCGCCGATGCCTATGTCAGCCCCGGTTACTACCCGAGCAAGGCCGACAACCCCAAGGTGGTGCCAACCTGGAACTACCTGGCCGTGCACGCCTATGGCCCGGCCGAAGTGATTCACGAAGCCGAGCCATTGCTGGCTATTGTCAGCCGCCTGACCGAGCGCCACGAACAAGGCCGCGGCGAACCGTGGAACGTCACCGATGCCCCGCGTGACTACCTCGATGGCATGCTCCGCGCCATCGTCGGCATCCGCCTGCCCATCGCCCGCCTGCAAGGCGCGCGCAAGCTCAGCCAGAACCGCTCTGAGCAAGACATTGCCGGCGTGCGTGAAGGCCTGAGCGCCAGCCCCGATTACCTGGATAACCAACTCGCGGCGCACATGCGCCAACTCTGAAGGAATAGCCCATGTCCAGCGTTACCCTGCGTCCTGTTACCACCCAAGACCATGCTGCCTGGCTCGCCCTGTGGCAGGCCTACTTGCACTTCTATGAGACCGAATTGACCGAAGAGGTCAGCCTCAACACCTGGCAACGCCTGCTCGACCCGAACGAACCGACCCATTCGGCCCTTGCCTGGGTCGATGGCAAGGCAGTGGGCATGGTCAACTTCATCTACCATCGTTCCAACTGGAGCATCGGAAACGCCTGCTACCTGCAGGACCTGTACGTGGACAGCACACAGCGCGGCCTTGGCATTGGCCGCCAGCTGATCGAGCACGTCTACGCCAAAGCCAAGGCCGACAACTGCGCCAAGGTGCACTGGCTTACCCATGAGACCAACGCCACCGCCATCAGCCTGTACCAACAGGTTGCCGAGCGCTCGGGCTTCATCCAATTCCGCAAAGAGTTCTAAGCCGAACATGACCGACGCATTGAACTGGAAACCCGCCGCAGCCCCCCAGGCCGAGCCCATCGACGGCCGCTTCATCCGCCTGGAAAAGCTCGACCCGGCGCGCCATGGCGACGACCTCTGGGAGGTGCTGCAAGGCCCGGCGGCCGACCCGGTGCTGTGGGACTACCTGCCCTATGGCCCGTTCACCGAACGTGCCGCCTTCGACCGTTGGCTGGAAGGCAACGCCGCTGGCCGCGACCCGCTGTTCTACACCGTCATCGACCGCGCCAGCGGCCAGGCCCAGGGCATCCTGAGCCTGATGTCGATCGTGCCCGACCACGGCCGCATCGAAATCGGCCACATTGCCTTCGGCGCCGCCATGCAGCGTACGCCCAGGGGCACCGAGGCGGTGTACCTGCTGGGTAAGCTGGGCTTCGAGCTGGGCAACCGCCGGCTGGAGTGGAAGTGCAACAACGCCAACGCACGCTCCAAGCGTGCGGCGGAGCGGTTTGGCTTTGTGTTCGAGGGGGTTTTCCGCAAGCACCTGGTGGTGAAGGATCACAACCGGGATACGGCGTGGTATTCGATTACCGATGATGAGTGGCCGGCGCTGGCGACCGCGTTCGAGCGCTGGTTGAGTGAAGAGAACCAGCGGCCGCAAGGCCAGGTGCGGACACTTGAGGACTGCCGTAGGGGGTGAACGGCATAACCGATCACGGGCCGGCAGGCCCGCGATCGGTGCAAGCCCGGTTATCTGATCGGGCTCGCACGCCTGACGACGCCCATCTGCAAACCGAACGGTTTGAATACCGCGTTCAACGATTTGAGCGTGGGGTTACCGTCCCCCTGCTCGATCTGAATGAGCGTTCGCACGGAAATCTTGCACATCAGCGCAAACTGGGTCTGCTGCATCTTTGCAACTTCTACGCGCAGGCGGCGAACGGCAGTACCCAGCTCGATTGTGCCGTCGGCAATACCTTCGCGCACGCCATCGATCATCAGACCTCGGGCATCGATGGAAACCGTCATGCCAACCCCCACTCCGCCATCCGGCGCTCGAGCTTGCCCAGCGCAATCGCCGGGTGATTCATCACTGCCTCCGGGAGCCCAAGGCCGGACAAGATATCGGGCAATGCCAATAGGTGCCGGGCCTCCTGACGCAGACGCTGGTAAGCCTCATCCGGATCGATGAATTCGGCCAGCGCAACACAGGCTGCTTGCCAGTCGATTTCGCCTGCTCTTTCGATCAAAGCGGGCCACTTCGTCGTTCTGGTTACTCCTTCCTGATCCATCACCATCGGTGCCAAGTCGTAAATGGGTGCAAGACGCACCGTGTCGCGGGTACGAATGATCGCTGTATTACGTCCATGGTTATCGGCGTTACCCAGGATCTTGTTGATCAGGTCGCGCCGCAGGTAATCCGCGATCAGATCAGGCACCTCTTTACCCTGCCCGGCCATCTTCCACAAGCCAACGAGCGTCTCGATCACCTCCAAATGCCCCATCCGGCTACCGGGTTCGGTTACACCACACAAGGAATACATCGATTCCACGGCAAACCGCTGTACTCCCTGATCGGTAACCTGACGGTCAAAGCGTTCCATCCACAGGCTGGGCTTGGCTCCCTCTTCCAGCGCCATGTGTTCACTGGCCACCGTCTCGATGCCAAGCTGCTGCAACGCCCTGTAATAGAGGTACTCGGCCCGCAGGATCTCCTGATCATCGGCCAAGGCCTGGTGCCTGGCGAACTTGATGAACCAATGGCGACAGGCCCTCTCATCCGCAAGCACCGCGTCCGGGTACAGCTGGCCGTTTTCATCTTCGGTCATCAGCAGCTTTGGCGCCTCTCCACCGGCGCCTGTCGCGCCACCTATGGCCGCACCCTGCTCGTAGGCGTACTCCAGAAAACGTTGATCGCGAACGATGACGTCCTGGCGGGTAAAACCGATGGGGTCCGCAAGGTCCAGTAACTCAGCCGACTCCCTGATGCGCATATTGCCAATCGGAGCTGGGGTGGAGCGCCCTAGCAGAAACAAGTCTTCCCCCATGCCTGCCGGTTTTTCACGACCGATATGCCTCAGCAGAAAACGCTTCGCAGCCCCTGCAGGCGCGATGTCGTAAAGGAATGCAGGAGCATGCGGTAGACGATGAGAGCCAAAGTCCACCGGGAGCTTGGCACTGGCCGCCTGGCTGAACAGGCTGTCGTACGCATGCAGATTGGTCTTGACGTAGTTGGATGTGTATCCGAACTCGCAAGGACTGGAGAGGCTTCTTTCCGGTTCGGCGAAGGCGATGGCAATAGCATCATGCCATTTACCTTGGTCATGTAATTGGAGCGTGAGTCGGTACATTGGCCACCTGCAATTTACTGCATGTATTCGATCAGCCTCAGCCGTCAGCCTGCAGTATAGTGCAGATGTTTTTCTGAACCACACCCAATTTATGCATTTTAGTGCAGATTATGGAGGCTTTGGCGCCTGTAATCTGCACTAAATTGCATATTGTTCCATAAAAAAAGGGGAGCATTCCGCTCCCCAGAGGTTAACCGCTTGTAGATGAAGGCTTATCTCAGCCTTCGATCTCGATCAGGATCTCGCCCGGTGTCACGCGGTCGCCCTTGGCCACGTGGATGGCCACGACCTTGCCAGCGATACCCGCCTGCACTTCGGTCTCCATCTTCATGGCTTCGGTGATCAGCACGGCCTGGCCGGTCTTGACCATGTCGCCTTCCTTGACCAGCACATCGACGATGTTGCCTGGCATGGTGGTGCTGACATGGCCCGGGGCACTGGCCTGCTTGCGCTTGCTGCTGCCGCCGCCGACGAATTCGTTGAGCGGCTCGAACACCACTTCTTCCGGCATGCCGTCGATCGACAGGTAGAAGTGGCGCTTGCCTTCGGCCTTCACGCCCACACCGGTGATGTCGACGCGGTAGGTTTCGCCGTGCACGTCGATGACGAACTCGGTCGGTACGCCTTCACCGCTATGAGACGCCACTGCGCCCGCTTCAGGAATTGGCAGCAGGACTTCAGGGGTCAGGGTGCCGGCTTCGCGTTCTTCGAGGAACTTACGGCCAATGTCCGGGAACATGGCGAAAGTCAGCACGTCTTCTTCGCAACGGGCCAGGGCGCCAATATCGGCACGCAGCTTGGCCATTTCCGGCTTCAGCAGGTCGGCCGGGCGCACGTCGATCACTTCTTCACTGCCGATCGCCTGACGGCGCAGCTGCTCGTTGACCACGCCCGGAGCCTTGCCGTAACCGCCTTGCAGGTACAGCTTCACCTCGTTGGTGATGGTCTTGTAGCGCTCGCCGGCCAGCACGTTGAAGAACGCCTGGGTACCGACGATCTGCGAGGTCGGGGTTACCAGCGGTGGGAAGCCGAGGTCTTCACGCACGCGCGGGATCTCGGCAAGCACTTCGTTCATGCGGTTGAGGGCGCCCTGCTCCTTGAGCTGGTTGGCCAGGTTGGAAATCATGCCGCCCGGTACCTGGTTGACCTGCACGCGAGTGTCCACGGCGGTGAACTCGCTTTCGAACTGGTGGTACTTCTTGCGCACGGCATAGAAGTACAGGCCGATTTCCTGCAGCAGCTCCAGGTCCAGGCCGGTATCGAATTCGCTGCCCTTGAGCGCGGCAACCATCGACTCTGTACCCGGGTGGCTGGTGCCCCAGGCGAAGCTGGAGATGGCGGTGTCGATGTGATCGGCGCCGTTTTCCACAGCCTTCAGCTGGCACATTGCGGCCAGGCCGGCAGTGTCGTGGGAGTGGATGAACACCGGCAGCGACTGCTCGGCCTTCAACGCCTTGACCAGTTCGCCGGTGGCGAACGGGGTCAGCAGGCCGGCCATGTCCTTGATCGCCACCGAGTCGCAACCCATGGCTTCCATCTGCTTGGCCTGCTTCACGAAGGCTTCGATGGTGTGTACCGGGCTGGTGGTGTAGGCGATGGTGCCCTGGGCATGCTTGCCGGCCGCCTTGACCGCTTCAATGGCCACGCGCAGGTTACGCACGTCGTTCATCGCATCGAAGATGCGGAACACGTCGATACCGTTGACCGCTGCCTTGGCGACGAACGCCTTGACCACATCGTCGCTGTAGTGGCGGTAGCCCAGCAGGTTCTGGCCGCGCAGCAGCATTTGCAGGCGGGTGTTGGGCAGTGCCGCGCGCAGCTTGCGCAGGCGCTCCCACGGGTCTTCCTTGAGGAAGCGCACGCAGGCGTCGAAGGTGGCGCCACCCCAGACTTCCAGCGACCAGTAGCCGACCTTGTCGAGCTTGTCGCAGATCGGCAGCATGTCTTCGGTACGCATGCGGGTGGCCAGCAGGGACTGGTGGGCGTCGCGCAGGATCGTGTCGGTTACGTGAATTTTCTTGGACATTATGGGATTCCTCACAGGCCTGCGTGGGCGGCGATGGCGGCGGCGATGGCCAGGGCCAGCTCTTCGGGTTTGCGCTTGATCGAGTAGTTGGTCAGTTCCGGGTGGCTTTCGACGAAGCTGGTGTTGAACTGGCCGCTACGGAATTCGGGATTGCGCAGGATTTCCTGGTAGTACGCGGCGGTGGTCTTCACCCCTTGCACGCGCATGTCGTCCAGGGCCCGCAGGCCGCGGTCCATGGCTTCTTCCCAGGTCAACGCCCACACCACCAGTTTCAGGCACATGGAGTCGTAGAACGGCGGAATGGTGTAGCCGGTGTAGATCGCCGTGTCGGTACGCACGCCCGGGCCGCCGGGGGCGTAGTAACGGGTGATCTTGCCGAAGCTGGGCAGGAAGTTGTTCTTCGGGTCTTCGGCGTTGATGCGGAACTGCAGCGCGTAACCGCGGTGCTGGATGTCTTCCTGCTTGACCGACAGCGGCAGGCCCGAGGCAATGCGGATCTGCTCACGGACGATGTCGATACCGGTGATTTCCTCGGTGATGGTGTGTTCCACCTGCACCCGGGTGTTCATTTCCATGAAGTACACCTCGCCATCGGCGAGCAGGAACTCCACGGTACCGGCGTTCTCGTAGTTCACTGCCTTGGCCGCACGCACCGCCAGGTCGCCGATGTAGGCGCGCTGTTCGGGGGTGAGCTGTGGGCTCGGGGCGATTTCGATGAGCTTCTGGTTGCGGCGCTGGATCGAGCAGTCGCGCTCGAACAGGTGCACGACGTTGCCAAAGCTGTCACCGAGGATCTGCGCCTCGATGTGCTTGGGGTTGACGATGCACTTTTCCAGGAACACTTCCGCAGAACCAAAGGCCTTGGTAGCCTCGGAGATGACGCGGGGGAAGTTCTGTTCCAGTTCTTCACGGCTGTTGCAACGGCGAATACCACGGCCACCACCACCAGAAGTGGCTTTGAGCATGACCGGGTAACCGATGCGGTCACCTTCACTCAGGGCTTCGTGAATATCGGCAACGTTGCCTTCGGTACCCGGGGTTACCGGTACACCGGCGGCGATCATGGTGCGGCGTGCTTCGGTCTTGTCGCCCATGCGGCGAATGACCTCGGCGGCCGGGCCGATGAACTTGATCCCGCGCTCGGCGCAGATCTCTGCCAGTTCAGCGTTTTCCGACAGGAAACCATAGCCCGGGTGCAGGGCATCACAGCCGGTTTCCACAGCCAGGTTCACCAGCTTGCGCGGGTTCAGGTAACCGGCCAGCGGCTCGGCACCAATGCTGTGGGCTTCGTCGGCGCGCTTGACGTGCAACGCGTGGCGGTCGGCGTCGGAATAGATCGCCACCGAGCGAATGCCCATCTCGGCGCAGGCACGCACGATCCGAACTGCAATTTCACCTCGGTTGGCGATCAGGATTTTTTTTATCACTGGAGTCTTCCCAAAGCCGTAGGAACAGTCGAGCCGGTTCTCCCGGTCGGCGCGT
Encoded here:
- a CDS encoding FMN-binding negative transcriptional regulator, translated to MYNSKPHQEHDLGRLHQHMLDTRLAILVSQGEQGLLATHLPVLVDIAEGEFGTVYAHLARANPQWHDLKQGGEALLVFPGADAYVSPGYYPSKADNPKVVPTWNYLAVHAYGPAEVIHEAEPLLAIVSRLTERHEQGRGEPWNVTDAPRDYLDGMLRAIVGIRLPIARLQGARKLSQNRSEQDIAGVREGLSASPDYLDNQLAAHMRQL
- a CDS encoding GNAT family N-acetyltransferase; translation: MSSVTLRPVTTQDHAAWLALWQAYLHFYETELTEEVSLNTWQRLLDPNEPTHSALAWVDGKAVGMVNFIYHRSNWSIGNACYLQDLYVDSTQRGLGIGRQLIEHVYAKAKADNCAKVHWLTHETNATAISLYQQVAERSGFIQFRKEF
- a CDS encoding GNAT family N-acetyltransferase translates to MTDALNWKPAAAPQAEPIDGRFIRLEKLDPARHGDDLWEVLQGPAADPVLWDYLPYGPFTERAAFDRWLEGNAAGRDPLFYTVIDRASGQAQGILSLMSIVPDHGRIEIGHIAFGAAMQRTPRGTEAVYLLGKLGFELGNRRLEWKCNNANARSKRAAERFGFVFEGVFRKHLVVKDHNRDTAWYSITDDEWPALATAFERWLSEENQRPQGQVRTLEDCRRG
- a CDS encoding helix-turn-helix transcriptional regulator, with the protein product MTVSIDARGLMIDGVREGIADGTIELGTAVRRLRVEVAKMQQTQFALMCKISVRTLIQIEQGDGNPTLKSLNAVFKPFGLQMGVVRRASPIR
- a CDS encoding type II toxin-antitoxin system HipA family toxin, coding for MYRLTLQLHDQGKWHDAIAIAFAEPERSLSSPCEFGYTSNYVKTNLHAYDSLFSQAASAKLPVDFGSHRLPHAPAFLYDIAPAGAAKRFLLRHIGREKPAGMGEDLFLLGRSTPAPIGNMRIRESAELLDLADPIGFTRQDVIVRDQRFLEYAYEQGAAIGGATGAGGEAPKLLMTEDENGQLYPDAVLADERACRHWFIKFARHQALADDQEILRAEYLYYRALQQLGIETVASEHMALEEGAKPSLWMERFDRQVTDQGVQRFAVESMYSLCGVTEPGSRMGHLEVIETLVGLWKMAGQGKEVPDLIADYLRRDLINKILGNADNHGRNTAIIRTRDTVRLAPIYDLAPMVMDQEGVTRTTKWPALIERAGEIDWQAACVALAEFIDPDEAYQRLRQEARHLLALPDILSGLGLPEAVMNHPAIALGKLERRMAEWGLA
- the oadA gene encoding sodium-extruding oxaloacetate decarboxylase subunit alpha; the protein is MSKKIHVTDTILRDAHQSLLATRMRTEDMLPICDKLDKVGYWSLEVWGGATFDACVRFLKEDPWERLRKLRAALPNTRLQMLLRGQNLLGYRHYSDDVVKAFVAKAAVNGIDVFRIFDAMNDVRNLRVAIEAVKAAGKHAQGTIAYTTSPVHTIEAFVKQAKQMEAMGCDSVAIKDMAGLLTPFATGELVKALKAEQSLPVFIHSHDTAGLAAMCQLKAVENGADHIDTAISSFAWGTSHPGTESMVAALKGSEFDTGLDLELLQEIGLYFYAVRKKYHQFESEFTAVDTRVQVNQVPGGMISNLANQLKEQGALNRMNEVLAEIPRVREDLGFPPLVTPTSQIVGTQAFFNVLAGERYKTITNEVKLYLQGGYGKAPGVVNEQLRRQAIGSEEVIDVRPADLLKPEMAKLRADIGALARCEEDVLTFAMFPDIGRKFLEEREAGTLTPEVLLPIPEAGAVASHSGEGVPTEFVIDVHGETYRVDITGVGVKAEGKRHFYLSIDGMPEEVVFEPLNEFVGGGSSKRKQASAPGHVSTTMPGNIVDVLVKEGDMVKTGQAVLITEAMKMETEVQAGIAGKVVAIHVAKGDRVTPGEILIEIEG
- a CDS encoding acetyl-CoA carboxylase biotin carboxylase subunit, with amino-acid sequence MIKKILIANRGEIAVRIVRACAEMGIRSVAIYSDADRHALHVKRADEAHSIGAEPLAGYLNPRKLVNLAVETGCDALHPGYGFLSENAELAEICAERGIKFIGPAAEVIRRMGDKTEARRTMIAAGVPVTPGTEGNVADIHEALSEGDRIGYPVMLKATSGGGGRGIRRCNSREELEQNFPRVISEATKAFGSAEVFLEKCIVNPKHIEAQILGDSFGNVVHLFERDCSIQRRNQKLIEIAPSPQLTPEQRAYIGDLAVRAAKAVNYENAGTVEFLLADGEVYFMEMNTRVQVEHTITEEITGIDIVREQIRIASGLPLSVKQEDIQHRGYALQFRINAEDPKNNFLPSFGKITRYYAPGGPGVRTDTAIYTGYTIPPFYDSMCLKLVVWALTWEEAMDRGLRALDDMRVQGVKTTAAYYQEILRNPEFRSGQFNTSFVESHPELTNYSIKRKPEELALAIAAAIAAHAGL